ACTAGGTGTCGGGGTTTCAATACTCCGGTGCCGCAGTTAACACATTAAGTACCCCGCCTGGGGAGTACGATCGCAAGATTAAAACTCAAAGGAATTGACGGGGGCCCGCACAAGTAGCGGAGCATGTGGTTTAATTCGAAGCAACGCGAAGAACCTTACCTGGGCTTGACATCCCGAGAATCCTGTGGAAACATAGGAGTGCCCTTCGGGGAACTCGGTGACAGGTGGTGCATGGTTGTCGTCAGCTCGTGTCGTGAGATGTTGGGTTAAGTCCCGCAACGAGCGCAACCCTTGTTGTTAGTTGCTACCATTAAGTTGAGCACTCTAGCAAGACTGCCTGGGTAACCAGGAGGAAGGTGGGGATGACGTCAAATCATCATGCCCCTTATGTCCAGGGCTACACACGTGCTACAATGGTTGGTACAGAGAGAAGCAAGACCGTGAGGTGGAGCCAATCTCACAAAGCCAATCTCAGTTCGGATTGTAGGCTGCAACTCGCCTACATGAAGCTGGAGTTACTAGTAATCGCGAATCAGAATGTCGCGGTGAATGCGTTCCCGGGCCTTGTACACACCGCCCGTCACACCATGAGAGTTGGTAACACCCGAAGTCCGTGAGGTAACCGTAAGGAGCCAGCGGCCGAAGGTGGGATCGATGATTGGGGTGAAGTCGTAACAAGGTAGCCGTAGGAGAACCTGCGGCTGGATCACCTCCTTTCTAAGGAGAAATCGAGAAGGCTATCGCCTTTTCGTAGCGAGCACTTACTCTGTTTAATTTTGAAGGACTAAAGTTCTTCAATTTTGTTCTTTGAAAATTGCACAATGAATAAATAAACTATAATTAACTGATTAATATAAATTAATTTAGTTACTCATGATAGGTCAAGTTAGAAAGGGCGCATGGCGAATGCCTTGGCACCAGGAGCCGAAGAAGGACGTGATAAGCTGCGATAAGCTGTGGGTAGCCGCACATAGGCTGTGATCCACAGATTTCCGAATGAGGAAACTCATATACCTAACGGTATATATCCTGAACTGAATACATAGGTTCAGGAGGGTAGACCCGGGGAACTGAAACATCTAAGTACCCGGAGGAAGAGAAAGAAAAATCGATTTTCTAAGTAGCGGCGAGCGAAAGGGAAAGAGCCCAAACCAGAAACTTGTTTCTGGGGTTGCGGACAGATCATAAACGTAGAGGCTATTGTAGTTGAAGTAAGCTGGAAAGCTTCACCATAGAAGGTAATAGTCCTGTAAACAAAACAAGAAGACTACAGATCTGATCCAGAGTACCACGAGACACGTGAAACCTTGTGGGAAGCAGGGAGGACCACCTCCCAAGGCTAAATACTACCTGGTGACCGATAGTGAAGAAGTACCGTGAGGGAAAGGTGAAAAGAACCCCGGGAGGGGAGTGAAATAGAACCTGAAACCGTGTGCCTACAATCGGTCGGAGCACTTTATATGTGTGACGGCGTACTTTTTGTAGAACGGGCCAACGAGTTACGATATGTAGCGAGGTTAAGCACTGAAGGTGTGGAGCCGAAGGGAAACCAAGTCTGAATAGGGCGAATTAGTTGCATGTCGTAGACCCGAAACCGAGTGATCTATCCATGGCCAGGATGAAGCGAAAGTAAAATTTCGTGGAGGTCCGAACCACGTTGGTGTTGAAAAACCATGGGATGAGCTGTGGATAGCGGAGAAATTCCAATCGAACTCGGAGATAGCTGGTTCTCCTCGAAATAGCTTTAGGGCTAGCGTCAGGTAATTAAGTAATGGAGGTAGAGCACTGAATGAGCTAGGGGGCTTCACCGCTTACCGAACTCTATCAAACTCCGAATGCCGTATACTTGTATCCTGGCAGTCAGACTGCGAATGATAAGATCCGTAGTCAAAAGGGAAAGAGCCCAGACCATCAGCTAAGGTCCCAAAGTGTAAGTTAAGTGGTAAAGGATGTGGGATTTCTAAGACAACTAGGATGTTGGCTTAGAAGCAGCCATTCATTTAAAGAGTGCGTAATAGCTCACTAGTCAAGAGATCCTGCGCCGAAAATGTCCGGGGCTAAAACTTACCACCGAAGCTATGGATGTACTATGTACATGGTAGAGGAGCTTTCTGCATTGGTTGAAGTCGTACCGAAAGGAGCGGTGGACGATGCAGAAGTGAGAATGTTGGCATGAGTAGCGAGAAATAGGTGAGAATCCTATTGGCCGAATATCTAAGGTTTCCTGAGGAAGGCTCGTCCTCTCAGGGTTAGTCGGGACCTAAGCCCAGGCCGAAAGGCGTAGGCGATGGACAATCGGTTGATATTCCGATACCGCCAAACTTCGTTTGACAAATGGGGTGACGCAGAAGGATAGGATATGCACACTGTTGGAGTGTGTGTTCAAGCACTTAGGCAGGCTAAGCAGGCAAATCCGTTTAGTCAATGCTGAGGTGTTACGAGGAGCGATTTTTTTCGCGAAGTATCTGATTCCACGCTGCCAAGAAAAGCCTCTATGGAGAAGTTTGGCGCCCGTACCGCAAACCGACACAGGTAGATGAGGAGAGAATCCTAAGGCCGGCGGAAGAATTGTTGTTAAGGAACTCGGCAAATTGACCCCGTAACTTCGGGAGAAGGGGTGCCTAGCGAAAGCTAGGCCGCAGTGAATAGGCCCAGGCAACTGTTTAACAAAAACACAGGTCTCTGCTAAAGCGTAAGCTGATGTATAGGGGCTGACGCCTGCCCGGTGCTGGAAGGTTAAGGGGATCTGTAAGCGTAAGCGAAGCAGTGAACTTAAGCCCCAGTAAACGGCGGCCGTAACTATAACGGTCCTAAGGTAGCGAAATTCCTTGTCGGGTAAGTTCCGACCCGCACGAATGGCGTAATGATCTGGGCACTGTCTCAACAACAAATCCGGTGAAATTGTAGTGCAAGTGAAGATGCTTGCTACCCGCAGTTGGACGGAAAGACCCCGTAGAGCTTTACTGTAGCTTAGCATTGAATTTCGGTATTGTCTGTACAGGATAGGTGGGAGACTTGGAAATACCTTCGTCAGGGGGTATGGAGTCATCCTTGGGATACCACCCTGACAGTACTGGAATTCTAACGAAAGGCCATGAATCTGGTCGTCGGACATTGTTAGGTGGGCAGTTTGACTGGGGCGGTCGCCTCCGAAAGTGTAACGGAGGCGCCCAAAGGTTCCCTCAGCGCGGTCGGAAATCGCGCGTAGAGTGCAAAGGCAGAAGGGAGCCTGACTGCGACACATACAAGTGGAGCAGGGACGAAAGTCGGGCTTAGTGATCCGGTGGTACCTCGTGGGAGGGCCATCGCTTAACGGATAAAAGCTACCTCGGGGATAACAGGCTGATCTCCCCCAAGAGTCCACATCGACGGGGAGGTTTGGCACCTCGATGTCGGCTCGTCGCATCCTGGAGCTGAAGTCGGTTCCAAGGGTTGGGCTGTTCGCCCATTAAAGCGGCACGCGAGCTGGGTTCAGAACGTCGTGAGACAGTTCGGTCCCTATCCGCTGCGGGCGCAGGAAATTTGAGAGGAGCTGTCCTTAGTACGAGAGGACCGGGATGGACTGACCTCTGGTGCACCAGTTGTCACGCCAGTGGCACAGCTGGGTAGCTATGTCGGGAAGGGATAAACACTGAAAGCATCTAAGTGTGAAGCCCACCTCAAGATTAGATTTCCCATGACGAAAGTCAGTAAGACTCCTTGAAGAACACAAGGTTGATAGGTGAGAGGTGTAAGCATGGTAACATGTGTAGCTGACTCATACTAATAAGTCGAGGACTTGACCAATATAGTTTTCATTGTGCAATTTTGAGAGAACATCTCTCAATGCATCCGGTGGTAATGGCGTAAAGGTAACACTCCTTCCCATACCGAACAGGTAAGTTAAGCTTTATAGCGCTGATGGTACTGCAGGGGAAGCCCTGTGGGAGAGTAAGACACTGCCGGGTAAATATTATTCCGAAGTAGCTCAATGGTGGAGCACTCGGCTGTTAACCGATAGGTTGGAGGTTCGAATCCTCTCTTCGGAGCCAATATGGCTGGATAGCTCAGTCGGTAGAGCAGAGGACTGAAAATCCTCGTGTCCCTGGTTCGATTCCTGGTCTAGCCACCAATAGAGTGGCGCCATAGCCAAGTGGTAAGGCAGAGGTCTGCAAAACCTTTACTCCCCAGTTCAAATCTGGGTGGCGCCTCCAAAAAAAGTATCCCATAAAATTTATGGGATACTTTTTTTATTTATACTATGTTTTAATAATTGCTTTAAAGTATGGCCTTTATTTAAATTATGATTTAAATCTTAAATGGAGGGCTTAAGACATTAATTAGATTCTTTTCACTATCGAGTGATACTTCTATACCTATTGGGAGTGTAAGTTTAGGATAGTAATGTCCAGAAGAGAAATTACTTAAAATAGGTATATTTAGTTTGCATAGATTACTTTTTAGCACCTCTTCTAACTTTAAACTTTTACTATAATCTTTTAATTCACAATTTGTAAATCCACCCAAAATAATTCCTCTACATTTTTGAAGTTTTCCACTTAATAGAAGTTGAGTTAACATTCTATCTATCTTATAGGGTGCTTCACCTATCTCCTCTATAAATAGTATATTATCTTTAAAATCTATTTCGTATGGTGTTCCTAGTGTGCTACAAATTAAGCATAGGTTCCCACCAACTAAACGTCCCTTGGCTTTGCCATTGACCAAAGATATGGTCTTTATATGGGGTGGGTTTTCTAATATATATGGTTTCTTCATAGTATTAGTTATACTTTCTATAAAGCTATTATAGGTATAAGGTTCTTTTAAATCAGAGGTTAACATAGGCCCATGGAACGTAGGAAAGTTACATCTTTGACATATTGTATTTAATAAAACTGTTATATCACTAAAACCCATAAATATCTTTTTATTTTCTCTTATAATATCAAAATCTATATATGGGAGAATTCTCATGGCTCCATAGCCTCCCCTAATACATAGAATCATCTTAACTGTACTATCTTTAAACATATCCATTAAATCTTCAGCTCTATCCTTATCATCTCCTGCCAAGTATCCTTTTCTCTTGTAGATATGTTTTCCTTCTTTAACCTTAAAACCTAAAGATTTTATAAGAGAGATACCTGATTTTATTTTTTCATAATCTTCGGCACTAGAGGGACAAATAACTCCTATAGTATCGCCAATATTCAATGAATTTAACTTATTAATTTTTATCACTTCCTTTAAAAATTCAAATATTAACGCTAAGTTTTTTATATAAAAATAGGGTATTTGTATTTATATAATATTATTATATAGTACGATTACGTACTCTTTTCTTATAAAAACAAACTATATAGGAGTATAAATGAAATCAAAGGAAAGTTTATCTTGGTGAGAATAATTTACTGCTATTACATTTGGCAGCCTTTAATCATTTAATAATATATAATACAGTCTCTGGACACAGTAGCTAAAAGACATAAAGCTTAGTATAATCTTTATATGTCTTTTTAATGAGGAAAATATTTTGATGGGGGTTATATTTATGGCATTGTATAAAGAGGTAGTTGAAAGGAAGACTAACTCTATAATTTTTAATTGCTTAATTATGTTGATGTGTTTTATAGTAATTTCAGATTTATTTAAATCCATGCAAAATAAGATAGCTTTTTATAGCATCATAAGGTATGGATTATATCTATCAATGGGGGCATTGTTTTTCTTACATATGAGGAGAATTAAGACAAAATACAAGTATAGTGTTATACAAAATGAATTAATTATACATAAGATAATAGGAAATGAAGAGAGTTTAGTTGAGGCTATAAATTTAAATAAGATAGAAAATATTGAGAGATGTCACTACTTAAGGGATATTTTTTGTTTTTATAGAAGCAAAAAGTATAATATAGGTATGATTACGAAACAGAATTATATATGCATATATAGGTCAGGTAATAAACTTAAAAAGTTTTATTTTAAGCCTAGTGATAAGCTTATTAAGACTATAGAGAAGTCTATTATATTTTAAATAATTATATAGTGTAAAGGTAGAGCTTTAGTATCATATAAATATTGAACTAAAGCTCTTTTATATTATTTACTTTTTTTATTGTCGTACATTTCTATTGTCATTTCTCTTAATAAATCTTCCCTTTCTATAATATCAATTGAAGTTAGGCATATCGACTTTATAATTTTTAGGCATTGAGATTTTGCAAAGTCAGATAAAGTTAGTAATTCAAATTCCTTAGAAGGAAATTGAATATTATCTTCGCTACTATTACAAATTGATATTGAAGGGTATATGCAAGGTGTTGTATGGCTTATAGAGCCTATACTAAGCCCATAGGGTATATTTCTACAACAATCAATATCTATAATTCCGCATTCTTTCAAATTATGACTGAAAACTCTAGAGAGTGATTTGTTAGTCAATAACTCTCTACAAGGTAGTTCGAACATATGTGTGTAGACATCTACGTTTAATATATTAGATAAGCCCTTTAATATGTCTTTAATGGAGCTTTCCAAACATTCACAGTTGCTAAGAGTATTACCTCTTATATAAAACCTTAAGGATGCCTCAGGATGGAGGTTATAAGGACCATCTAGGCTGTTAATAGACAAACCATCTATAGAATATAAATTATTATTATTTTTAATTAGAGAGTTTAAAATATTAAAAGTCAAGAGACAAGCATCTAAAGTAGAGGAAGAGATTTCTCCTTCTTCAGAAGTTTTTCTAGATTTAAAGGTTATTTCAAAGGGAATAAGTGCACAAGAAGTTCCACTTTCTAAAGTTTCATTATAAACATGGGGGCACATTATAATATCGATATCTTTAAATGTATTTTCTCTTGCAATTGCCAGTTCTGCACCATTGAAATTATCACCAGGACAACCTACAACTGTTATGCTTCCTCCTATTTCAGAAATAATATTTTGCATAGCTAAAGCACAGCCTATGCTTATAGCTGCATTTAAATTATTTCCATATATGTGACCTTCCTTTGAGGCAGAGTATTTACAAATGTAACAGACTTTCGGATGACCTTCACCGATTTGAGCAAAAAAGCTAGTGTTTATATTTAAGAAGTTTTTTTCTACTTTAAAGTTGAATTTTTTTAATAAGTTAATTATGTATTCACAAGTCTTTTTTTCTTTAAAAGGAAGCTCTTTATTTTTATATACAAACTGTGATAGAGAGAAAATTTCTTCTTTGATAGTTGAAAGATAGGTAATAGTTTTTTGTTTCATACTCTAATCACTCCAAACGTATTTAAATTTATTAACAAAGTTTTGTTAGATGAATATAATAAAATAGTATTAATATTATAACCATCTTTTATTTTAATATTAAAATTGAAATTATATATAATCTTTATTAGATAAAGTAGTATTACTTAGTTTATTTTTGAATAAAATATATTATATGAGGCAAAAATTCAGATAAATCCTAGCACTCTTTTAAGGAGGACATTGATGAAAAAAAAGAGTTGTATAATATGCAGAAAGCCTCTAAATGATGGTATAATGATAAAAGGAAGACGAATTTGTAGTGATTGTGAAGCGAGATTAATTAAAGAAGATATAAACACAGATTTTTATGAGTATTTTAAAGATCGTATAAAAAGAAGTATTACACGTTACACGATAAAGGGAGTGGAAAAAGAGTGTTAAGATTACCACTTATAGATGGTATTAATAAATATATAAAGGAAAATAATATCCCATTTACTATGCCAGGTCATAAGTCAGGCAAGGGATTTTTAAGCGTAGAAGAGGGTAAGTTATTTTATGAAAAT
The nucleotide sequence above comes from Hathewaya histolytica. Encoded proteins:
- a CDS encoding S66 peptidase family protein codes for the protein MIKINKLNSLNIGDTIGVICPSSAEDYEKIKSGISLIKSLGFKVKEGKHIYKRKGYLAGDDKDRAEDLMDMFKDSTVKMILCIRGGYGAMRILPYIDFDIIRENKKIFMGFSDITVLLNTICQRCNFPTFHGPMLTSDLKEPYTYNSFIESITNTMKKPYILENPPHIKTISLVNGKAKGRLVGGNLCLICSTLGTPYEIDFKDNILFIEEIGEAPYKIDRMLTQLLLSGKLQKCRGIILGGFTNCELKDYSKSLKLEEVLKSNLCKLNIPILSNFSSGHYYPKLTLPIGIEVSLDSEKNLINVLSPPFKI
- a CDS encoding M20 family metallopeptidase produces the protein MKQKTITYLSTIKEEIFSLSQFVYKNKELPFKEKKTCEYIINLLKKFNFKVEKNFLNINTSFFAQIGEGHPKVCYICKYSASKEGHIYGNNLNAAISIGCALAMQNIISEIGGSITVVGCPGDNFNGAELAIARENTFKDIDIIMCPHVYNETLESGTSCALIPFEITFKSRKTSEEGEISSSTLDACLLTFNILNSLIKNNNNLYSIDGLSINSLDGPYNLHPEASLRFYIRGNTLSNCECLESSIKDILKGLSNILNVDVYTHMFELPCRELLTNKSLSRVFSHNLKECGIIDIDCCRNIPYGLSIGSISHTTPCIYPSISICNSSEDNIQFPSKEFELLTLSDFAKSQCLKIIKSICLTSIDIIEREDLLREMTIEMYDNKKSK
- a CDS encoding sigma factor G inhibitor Gin, coding for MKKKSCIICRKPLNDGIMIKGRRICSDCEARLIKEDINTDFYEYFKDRIKRSITRYTIKGVEKEC